CAAAATTTACGCCAAGAGAAATTTCATATAAATTTTCATCCTGTTCTATACAAACACTCTTGCCGTTTTTTAACAAATTTAGGCAAGCTTTTAGCTTTTCATTAAAATTACCAAGCGTTATCTCGCTCTCAAATTTACTCTCACATAGCACGCCACTTTCATTTAAGATAGCCTTTTCGCTAGCCAAAAAAGCGCTCGCTTGAGTCGGAGTTAGGCCGCCAAATTTTATCTCATTTATCTTGCTATCTTCATCAAGCTCACTTACAGCCAAGACCTCACTGTGCTTTATAAAAAGACTAAAAGGCAAGAGCGTACTTGCTTTATTTGCCACGCTCTCAAGCTCGCTGGCATTACCACTTACCTTTAGACAAATTTCATCTTCTTTGCACTTTATACTATGAGCTAGATCGCCAGCAAGCAAGCGTAAAAATGGCGCTAGAAACGAAGCGTCTTTGTGGCAAGTAAATTTAAAAGCAAGTATCATTTTAAACCTTTTTTAGCGTATTCATCAACGATATCATTTAGGGTAAAATTTGCCACCTTTTCACACTCAAAATCAAGCTCTTTTAAGTGTTCAAGCAGCGTTTTTTCTAAAATATTAGAAGCTTTTATAACCTCATCTGAGAGGCTAAAATTTGATGATTCTATGCGGCTAGGCACGATGCCTAAGATTTTGGTTGTCGGCCTGTCGCCTGCAAGCTCCATTAGATGAAGGGTTTGAAGCATCTCGATCTCGTGAGCCGAGCCGTCCCAACTGATAAAATTTGGCACGTTTAGAAAGTCGAAAAAATAAACATCGCCCACGCTTGCGCCATTTGCGCTAATGCAATCAACGACGATAAGATAGTCAAATTCGCTTATTATGTGAGTTAGAGCGAGGGCTAAAGTGCCCCCGTCCATTAGAGTAAGCTCGTTTTTAGAACTTGTAAAGTTATAGTTTTTAGCCATCAAATTTACAAAATGAACACCTATGCCCTCATCGGCAAACATCACGTTGCCGATACCAAGAACCAGCACTCTCATCAGTGTTCTTTTACAAATTTATAGCCACTAACGATAGCGTCCATCGCTCCATTTTTGCCTTTAACAGCGTTAAATACCGCCATATAAACATGAATAGGCACAAATATCATGATGATCCACATGCAAATTCTATGTATCGTTCTAACATTTGCTAGTCCGCCCATAAGCTCTTCAAAAAACCTAGCTGGCTCATAAAGCGCTCCGCCAAGTCCCTCATGATAAACATGAACATAAAGCACAAGACCGCTTAGGCAAATAAGAGTCAAAATAAGATAAAAGAAGAAGTATGAGGCAAACTGCAAAGGATTATAAACGCCCCTTAAATGCGGATGCGGCCCCATAAAAAGATAGTATTTGATCTGTGCGATCCAAATTTTTGGATTTAGAAAATCGACCACACTCATCCACTCTTTTTTACTATGTTTATCAAAGACAAATAGATAAAATTTAAAGATAAACGCCGCTATTAGCACAAAGCCAGCGATCTGGTGAGTCATAC
This genomic interval from Campylobacter concisus contains the following:
- a CDS encoding HyaD/HybD family hydrogenase maturation endopeptidase, giving the protein MRVLVLGIGNVMFADEGIGVHFVNLMAKNYNFTSSKNELTLMDGGTLALALTHIISEFDYLIVVDCISANGASVGDVYFFDFLNVPNFISWDGSAHEIEMLQTLHLMELAGDRPTTKILGIVPSRIESSNFSLSDEVIKASNILEKTLLEHLKELDFECEKVANFTLNDIVDEYAKKGLK
- the cybH gene encoding Ni/Fe-hydrogenase, b-type cytochrome subunit, which gives rise to MSHKNPDRISEYEFSIGVRLTHWIRFAAITLLVVSGYYISYVFVSPEITSEPTNFMQAKWRMTHQIAGFVLIAAFIFKFYLFVFDKHSKKEWMSVVDFLNPKIWIAQIKYYLFMGPHPHLRGVYNPLQFASYFFFYLILTLICLSGLVLYVHVYHEGLGGALYEPARFFEELMGGLANVRTIHRICMWIIMIFVPIHVYMAVFNAVKGKNGAMDAIVSGYKFVKEH